From Parambassis ranga chromosome 9, fParRan2.1, whole genome shotgun sequence, the proteins below share one genomic window:
- the aak1a gene encoding AP2-associated protein kinase 1 isoform X1 yields MKKFFDSRRDFAGSGPGSGAGGGGAGSGGGGSFIGRVFTIGRYQVTVEEIVAEGGFAIVFLVRTHQGLRCALKRMYVNNEHDLQVCKLEIQIMRDLVGNKNIVGFLDSSITAVGAGDVWEVLILMDFCRGGQVVNLMNQRLQTGFTEAEVLQIFCDTCEAVARLHQCKTPIIHRDLKVENILLHDRGHYVLCDFGSATNCFQNPQSEGVPVVEEEIKKYTTLSYRAPEMVNLYGGKVITTKADIWAMGCLLYKLCFFTLPFGESQVAICDGSFTIPDNSRYSQDMHCLIRYMLEPDPDMRPDIYQVSYFAFKMVRRECPVPNVHNLTIPAKLPEPIRASEAVAKKNQTKARLTDPVPTTETSIAPRQRPKAGQAQPQPISGILPIQPALTPRKRPNVAPGAPQAIGVGIGVPPTAVSAVQPAQQAPVAQTAPHPAQAANMQPQTTPQHQQLLMKQQQVSAFLSPQSNPQPQLVQNLHYQQQQQQTASEASTPLQSKVVALQHQQHEVYETAALHLTPIPESAVICSTEDPETAGRGIHKVGSLTPPSSPKMAPKSGHRRILSDVTHSAVFGVPVSKSTQLLQAAAAEASLNKSKSASTTPSGSPCSSQQSVYHPVDADPQSALTAPKTQPSWNPFGDDNFSKLTAEELLNKDFAKLAETAAEGEKVTGSSENLIPGLGAFPENLIEGLKSPEPSLLLPDLLTLADPFNTSAESSTNAKGGVCVDSLIPGLEAPQAQRHSGQPELIPVSMPDSLTGEDSLLVCDLLSHTSPGSQSVSALPSSSPCSSAAPSGPGSCLEERAPGQTASDSAFLMSCGEKGNEDEFDPIPVLISKNTNQDLQGESNGYTVLEEGQESEAPEGTSQSNQGCVHSSDEDEEKDDHKEEQQDEEAVEGHVAAHDCSGSRPLLLDSEDEEEHGSLPSSLHCSTEPTQPSATFHQPSTLAQNHSQHADEPAEGTDVAVDVFSKAPFRIAQEDTGDVFANAPFPHAHHASQQQFDVFSQAPFGKRKEGTGAQPQTSYTHSAGVHAVTSDQGVLGQVAQQPFRPQALAKYSRHFEGPVPQQPVAAHRVVSNLGRQATVASVPVGPLHSWTSEVSAVDPFVSAPFHLKAPQEKP; encoded by the exons GAGGCTTTGCCATAGTTTTTTTGGTGCGGACTCATCAAGGCCTGCGCTGCGCCCTTAAAAGAATGTATGTCAACAATGAACACGATCTGCAGGTCTGCAAGCTTGAGATCCAGATTATG aggGACCTGGTGGGTAACAAAAACATAGTTGGTTTCCTGGACTCCAGTATAACTGCAGTTGGAGCTGGTGATGTGTGGGAAGTCCTAATCTTAATGGACTTCTGTCGAG GTGGTCAGGTGGTGAACCTAATGAACCAGCGTTTACAGACAGGCTTCACTGAAGCCGAGGTTTTGCAGATCTTTTGTGACACGTGCGAGGCAGTTGCTCGACTCCACCAGTGCAAGACTCCAATCATCCATCGAGATCTCAAG GTGGAAAATATTCTTCTGCATGACCGGGGACATTATGTGCTTTGTGACTTTGGAAGTGCCACCAACTGCTTCCAAAACCCACAGTCAGAGGGGGTCCCAGTTGTGGAGGAGGAAATAAAGAA GTACACCACTCTGTCATACCGTGCTCCAGAGATGGTTAACCTCTATGGTGGAAAGGTCATCACAACAAAGGCAGACATTTGG GCTATGGGTTGTCTACTCTATAAGCTGTGCTTCTTCACGCTGCCATTCGGCGAGAGCCAGGTGGCTATCTGTGACGGTAGTTTCACTATCCCAGACAACTCCCGCTACTCCCAGGACATGCACTGTCTCATTA GGTACATGCTAGAACCTGACCCAGATATGAGACCAGATATCTACCAAGTATCCTACTTTGCCTTTAAAATGGTTCGACGAGAATGTCCAGTCCCAAATGTACAT AATTTGACTATTCCTGCAAAACTCCCTGAGCCCATTAGAGCCAGTGAAGCAGTggccaaaaaaaatcaaaccaaagCCAG GCTGACAGACCCAGTTCCCACCACAGAAACCTCAATTGCACCTCGACAACGGCCCAAAGCTGGCCAGGCTCAGCCGCAGCCTATATCAGGCATTCTTCCCATCCAGCCAGCACTAACCCCACGCAAGAGGCCCAATGTGGCTCCTGGGGCACCCCAGGCTATAG GTGTTGGTATCGGTGTCCCACCTACAGCTGTGTCCGCCGTCCAACCAGCTCAACAGGCTCCTGTTGCACAAACAGCGCCACATCCAGCACAGGCAGCCAACATGCAGCCACAGACTACACCTCAGCACCAGCAGCTCCTCATGAAGCAGCAGCAAGTCTCAGCCTTCTTAAGCCCACAGAGTAACCCCCAG CCTCAGCTTGTACAGAACCTCCACtatcaacagcagcaacaacaaaccGCATCTGAGGCATCTACACCTCTGCAGTCCAAAGTTGTTGCCTTGCAACATCAGCAGCACGAAGTCTATGAAACAGCAGCTCTACATCTCACACCCATTCCTGAGTCTGCAGTCATTTGTTCGACAGAGGACCCAGAG ACTGCTGGCAGAGGGATTCACAAAGTTGGCTCCCTGACACCCCCCTCGTCGCCAAAGATGGCTCCTAAGAGCGGCCACAGACGCATCCTGAGCGATGTCACCCACAGTGCTGTGTTTGGGGTCCCAGTCAGCAAGTCCACTCAGCTACTTCAGGCAGCCGCAGCTGAGGCCAGCCTTAACAAGTCTAA ATCAGCCAGCACTACACCGTCGGGCTCCCCCTGCTCGTCCCAGCAGAGTGTATATCATCCAGTTGATGCTGACCCCCAATCAGCACTCACTGCGCCCAAAACTCAGCCCAGCTGGAACCCCTTTGGGGATGATAACTTCTCCAAGCTAACAGCAGAGGAGCTTCTCAACAAAGATTTTGCTAAGCTAGCTGAGA CTGCGGCAGAAGGAGAGAAGGTGACAGGCTCCAGTGAAAATCTTATTCCCGGGCTTGGTGCTTTTCCAG AGAATCTGATTGAGGGACTGAAGTCCCCCGAACcttctctgctgcttcctgaCCTTTTAACCCTGGCTGACCCCTTCAATACTTCTGCAGAAAGCTCCACCAATG caaagggaggtgtgtgtgtggattcacTGATTCCTGGTTTGGAAGCTCCACAGGCCCAGAGACATTCAGGCCAGCCCGAGCTCATCCCTGTCAGCATGCCAG ACTCTCTCACTGGGGAGGACTCTCTGCTGGTTTGCGATCTGTTATCTCATACTTCTCCGGGAAGCCAGTCTGTTTCtgctctcccttcctcttccccctgctcctctgctgctccttctgGTCCTGGATCCTGTCTAGAGGAGCGGGCACCTGGTCAGACTGCTTCTG ACTCTGCTTTTCTTATGTCGTGTGGGGAGAAGGGCAATGAGGACGAGTTTGACCCTATTCCAGTGCTCATctccaaaaacacaaatcaag ACCTGCAGGGGGAGAGTAATGGCTACACTGTGCTTGAGGAGGGCCAAGAGTCTGAAGCTCCAGAAGGAACTTCTCAATCAAACCAGGGCTGTGTGCACTCCAGTGATGAAGACGAGGAGAAAGATGACCATAaagaagagcagcaggatgagGAAGCCGTCGAGGGTCACGTAGCAGCTCATGACTGCAGCGGCTCCAGACCTCTGCTGCTGGACTCCgaggatgaagaagaacacGGATCTCTGCCCTCATCactgcactgcagcacagaacCAACACAACCGTCCGCTACCTTCCATCAGCCGAGCACATTAGCTCAAAATCATTCCCAGCATGCAGACGAGCCAGCAGAGGGGACAGATGTGGCAGTGGATGTCTTCTCTAAAGCCCCCTTTCGGATCGCACAAGAGGACACAGGTGATGTTTTTGCCAATGCTCCGTTTCCACATGCCCACCATGCATCCCAGCAGCAGTTCGATGTATTTTCTCAAGCTCCCTTTGGAAAAAGGAAGGAGGGCACAGGAGCACAACCGCAGACCTCATATACCCACTCAGCTGGAGTTCACGCTGTAACCTCTGATCAAGGAGTGCTGGGACAAGTTGCCCAACAGCCGTTCCGCCCTCAAGCTCTAGCCAAATACTCTCGACACTTTGAGGGACCTGTGCCACAGCAGCCAGTAGCAGCTCATAGAGTAGTGTCTAATTTGGGCAGACAAGCCACTGTAGCATCAGTCCCTGTTGGGCCCCTGCACTCGTGGACCTCAGAAGTAAGTGCTGTAGACCCCTTCGTCTCTGCGCCCTTTCACCTCAAGGCCCCGCAAGAAAAGCCCTGA
- the aak1a gene encoding AP2-associated protein kinase 1 isoform X4 — MKKFFDSRRDFAGSGPGSGAGGGGAGSGGGGSFIGRVFTIGRYQVTVEEIVAEGGFAIVFLVRTHQGLRCALKRMYVNNEHDLQVCKLEIQIMRDLVGNKNIVGFLDSSITAVGAGDVWEVLILMDFCRGGQVVNLMNQRLQTGFTEAEVLQIFCDTCEAVARLHQCKTPIIHRDLKVENILLHDRGHYVLCDFGSATNCFQNPQSEGVPVVEEEIKKYTTLSYRAPEMVNLYGGKVITTKADIWAMGCLLYKLCFFTLPFGESQVAICDGSFTIPDNSRYSQDMHCLIRYMLEPDPDMRPDIYQVSYFAFKMVRRECPVPNVHNLTIPAKLPEPIRASEAVAKKNQTKARLTDPVPTTETSIAPRQRPKAGQAQPQPISGILPIQPALTPRKRPNVAPGAPQAIGVGIGVPPTAVSAVQPAQQAPVAQTAPHPAQAANMQPQTTPQHQQLLMKQQQVSAFLSPQSNPQTAGRGIHKVGSLTPPSSPKMAPKSGHRRILSDVTHSAVFGVPVSKSTQLLQAAAAEASLNKSKSASTTPSGSPCSSQQSVYHPVDADPQSALTAPKTQPSWNPFGDDNFSKLTAEELLNKDFAKLAETAAEGEKVTGSSENLIPGLGAFPENLIEGLKSPEPSLLLPDLLTLADPFNTSAESSTNAKGGVCVDSLIPGLEAPQAQRHSGQPELIPVSMPDSLTGEDSLLVCDLLSHTSPGSQSVSALPSSSPCSSAAPSGPGSCLEERAPGQTASDSAFLMSCGEKGNEDEFDPIPVLISKNTNQDLQGESNGYTVLEEGQESEAPEGTSQSNQGCVHSSDEDEEKDDHKEEQQDEEAVEGHVAAHDCSGSRPLLLDSEDEEEHGSLPSSLHCSTEPTQPSATFHQPSTLAQNHSQHADEPAEGTDVAVDVFSKAPFRIAQEDTGDVFANAPFPHAHHASQQQFDVFSQAPFGKRKEGTGAQPQTSYTHSAGVHAVTSDQGVLGQVAQQPFRPQALAKYSRHFEGPVPQQPVAAHRVVSNLGRQATVASVPVGPLHSWTSEVSAVDPFVSAPFHLKAPQEKP, encoded by the exons GAGGCTTTGCCATAGTTTTTTTGGTGCGGACTCATCAAGGCCTGCGCTGCGCCCTTAAAAGAATGTATGTCAACAATGAACACGATCTGCAGGTCTGCAAGCTTGAGATCCAGATTATG aggGACCTGGTGGGTAACAAAAACATAGTTGGTTTCCTGGACTCCAGTATAACTGCAGTTGGAGCTGGTGATGTGTGGGAAGTCCTAATCTTAATGGACTTCTGTCGAG GTGGTCAGGTGGTGAACCTAATGAACCAGCGTTTACAGACAGGCTTCACTGAAGCCGAGGTTTTGCAGATCTTTTGTGACACGTGCGAGGCAGTTGCTCGACTCCACCAGTGCAAGACTCCAATCATCCATCGAGATCTCAAG GTGGAAAATATTCTTCTGCATGACCGGGGACATTATGTGCTTTGTGACTTTGGAAGTGCCACCAACTGCTTCCAAAACCCACAGTCAGAGGGGGTCCCAGTTGTGGAGGAGGAAATAAAGAA GTACACCACTCTGTCATACCGTGCTCCAGAGATGGTTAACCTCTATGGTGGAAAGGTCATCACAACAAAGGCAGACATTTGG GCTATGGGTTGTCTACTCTATAAGCTGTGCTTCTTCACGCTGCCATTCGGCGAGAGCCAGGTGGCTATCTGTGACGGTAGTTTCACTATCCCAGACAACTCCCGCTACTCCCAGGACATGCACTGTCTCATTA GGTACATGCTAGAACCTGACCCAGATATGAGACCAGATATCTACCAAGTATCCTACTTTGCCTTTAAAATGGTTCGACGAGAATGTCCAGTCCCAAATGTACAT AATTTGACTATTCCTGCAAAACTCCCTGAGCCCATTAGAGCCAGTGAAGCAGTggccaaaaaaaatcaaaccaaagCCAG GCTGACAGACCCAGTTCCCACCACAGAAACCTCAATTGCACCTCGACAACGGCCCAAAGCTGGCCAGGCTCAGCCGCAGCCTATATCAGGCATTCTTCCCATCCAGCCAGCACTAACCCCACGCAAGAGGCCCAATGTGGCTCCTGGGGCACCCCAGGCTATAG GTGTTGGTATCGGTGTCCCACCTACAGCTGTGTCCGCCGTCCAACCAGCTCAACAGGCTCCTGTTGCACAAACAGCGCCACATCCAGCACAGGCAGCCAACATGCAGCCACAGACTACACCTCAGCACCAGCAGCTCCTCATGAAGCAGCAGCAAGTCTCAGCCTTCTTAAGCCCACAGAGTAACCCCCAG ACTGCTGGCAGAGGGATTCACAAAGTTGGCTCCCTGACACCCCCCTCGTCGCCAAAGATGGCTCCTAAGAGCGGCCACAGACGCATCCTGAGCGATGTCACCCACAGTGCTGTGTTTGGGGTCCCAGTCAGCAAGTCCACTCAGCTACTTCAGGCAGCCGCAGCTGAGGCCAGCCTTAACAAGTCTAA ATCAGCCAGCACTACACCGTCGGGCTCCCCCTGCTCGTCCCAGCAGAGTGTATATCATCCAGTTGATGCTGACCCCCAATCAGCACTCACTGCGCCCAAAACTCAGCCCAGCTGGAACCCCTTTGGGGATGATAACTTCTCCAAGCTAACAGCAGAGGAGCTTCTCAACAAAGATTTTGCTAAGCTAGCTGAGA CTGCGGCAGAAGGAGAGAAGGTGACAGGCTCCAGTGAAAATCTTATTCCCGGGCTTGGTGCTTTTCCAG AGAATCTGATTGAGGGACTGAAGTCCCCCGAACcttctctgctgcttcctgaCCTTTTAACCCTGGCTGACCCCTTCAATACTTCTGCAGAAAGCTCCACCAATG caaagggaggtgtgtgtgtggattcacTGATTCCTGGTTTGGAAGCTCCACAGGCCCAGAGACATTCAGGCCAGCCCGAGCTCATCCCTGTCAGCATGCCAG ACTCTCTCACTGGGGAGGACTCTCTGCTGGTTTGCGATCTGTTATCTCATACTTCTCCGGGAAGCCAGTCTGTTTCtgctctcccttcctcttccccctgctcctctgctgctccttctgGTCCTGGATCCTGTCTAGAGGAGCGGGCACCTGGTCAGACTGCTTCTG ACTCTGCTTTTCTTATGTCGTGTGGGGAGAAGGGCAATGAGGACGAGTTTGACCCTATTCCAGTGCTCATctccaaaaacacaaatcaag ACCTGCAGGGGGAGAGTAATGGCTACACTGTGCTTGAGGAGGGCCAAGAGTCTGAAGCTCCAGAAGGAACTTCTCAATCAAACCAGGGCTGTGTGCACTCCAGTGATGAAGACGAGGAGAAAGATGACCATAaagaagagcagcaggatgagGAAGCCGTCGAGGGTCACGTAGCAGCTCATGACTGCAGCGGCTCCAGACCTCTGCTGCTGGACTCCgaggatgaagaagaacacGGATCTCTGCCCTCATCactgcactgcagcacagaacCAACACAACCGTCCGCTACCTTCCATCAGCCGAGCACATTAGCTCAAAATCATTCCCAGCATGCAGACGAGCCAGCAGAGGGGACAGATGTGGCAGTGGATGTCTTCTCTAAAGCCCCCTTTCGGATCGCACAAGAGGACACAGGTGATGTTTTTGCCAATGCTCCGTTTCCACATGCCCACCATGCATCCCAGCAGCAGTTCGATGTATTTTCTCAAGCTCCCTTTGGAAAAAGGAAGGAGGGCACAGGAGCACAACCGCAGACCTCATATACCCACTCAGCTGGAGTTCACGCTGTAACCTCTGATCAAGGAGTGCTGGGACAAGTTGCCCAACAGCCGTTCCGCCCTCAAGCTCTAGCCAAATACTCTCGACACTTTGAGGGACCTGTGCCACAGCAGCCAGTAGCAGCTCATAGAGTAGTGTCTAATTTGGGCAGACAAGCCACTGTAGCATCAGTCCCTGTTGGGCCCCTGCACTCGTGGACCTCAGAAGTAAGTGCTGTAGACCCCTTCGTCTCTGCGCCCTTTCACCTCAAGGCCCCGCAAGAAAAGCCCTGA
- the aak1a gene encoding AP2-associated protein kinase 1 isoform X2, whose amino-acid sequence MKKFFDSRRDFAGSGPGSGAGGGGAGSGGGGSFIGRVFTIGRYQVTVEEIVAEGGFAIVFLVRTHQGLRCALKRMYVNNEHDLQVCKLEIQIMRDLVGNKNIVGFLDSSITAVGAGDVWEVLILMDFCRGGQVVNLMNQRLQTGFTEAEVLQIFCDTCEAVARLHQCKTPIIHRDLKVENILLHDRGHYVLCDFGSATNCFQNPQSEGVPVVEEEIKKYTTLSYRAPEMVNLYGGKVITTKADIWAMGCLLYKLCFFTLPFGESQVAICDGSFTIPDNSRYSQDMHCLIRYMLEPDPDMRPDIYQVSYFAFKMVRRECPVPNVHNLTIPAKLPEPIRASEAVAKKNQTKARLTDPVPTTETSIAPRQRPKAGQAQPQPISGILPIQPALTPRKRPNVAPGAPQAIGVGIGVPPTAVSAVQPAQQAPVAQTAPHPAQAANMQPQTTPQHQQLLMKQQQVSAFLSPQSNPQPQLVQNLHYQQQQQQTASEASTPLQSKVVALQHQQHEVYETAALHLTPIPESAVICSTEDPETAGRGIHKVGSLTPPSSPKMAPKSGHRRILSDVTHSAVFGVPVSKSTQLLQAAAAEASLNKSKSASTTPSGSPCSSQQSVYHPVDADPQSALTAPKTQPSWNPFGDDNFSKLTAEELLNKDFAKLAETAAEGEKVTGSSENLIPGLGAFPENLIEGLKSPEPSLLLPDLLTLADPFNTSAESSTNAKGGVCVDSLIPGLEAPQAQRHSGQPELIPVSMPDSLTGEDSLLVCDLLSHTSPGSQSVSALPSSSPCSSAAPSGPGSCLEERAPGQTASDLQGESNGYTVLEEGQESEAPEGTSQSNQGCVHSSDEDEEKDDHKEEQQDEEAVEGHVAAHDCSGSRPLLLDSEDEEEHGSLPSSLHCSTEPTQPSATFHQPSTLAQNHSQHADEPAEGTDVAVDVFSKAPFRIAQEDTGDVFANAPFPHAHHASQQQFDVFSQAPFGKRKEGTGAQPQTSYTHSAGVHAVTSDQGVLGQVAQQPFRPQALAKYSRHFEGPVPQQPVAAHRVVSNLGRQATVASVPVGPLHSWTSEVSAVDPFVSAPFHLKAPQEKP is encoded by the exons GAGGCTTTGCCATAGTTTTTTTGGTGCGGACTCATCAAGGCCTGCGCTGCGCCCTTAAAAGAATGTATGTCAACAATGAACACGATCTGCAGGTCTGCAAGCTTGAGATCCAGATTATG aggGACCTGGTGGGTAACAAAAACATAGTTGGTTTCCTGGACTCCAGTATAACTGCAGTTGGAGCTGGTGATGTGTGGGAAGTCCTAATCTTAATGGACTTCTGTCGAG GTGGTCAGGTGGTGAACCTAATGAACCAGCGTTTACAGACAGGCTTCACTGAAGCCGAGGTTTTGCAGATCTTTTGTGACACGTGCGAGGCAGTTGCTCGACTCCACCAGTGCAAGACTCCAATCATCCATCGAGATCTCAAG GTGGAAAATATTCTTCTGCATGACCGGGGACATTATGTGCTTTGTGACTTTGGAAGTGCCACCAACTGCTTCCAAAACCCACAGTCAGAGGGGGTCCCAGTTGTGGAGGAGGAAATAAAGAA GTACACCACTCTGTCATACCGTGCTCCAGAGATGGTTAACCTCTATGGTGGAAAGGTCATCACAACAAAGGCAGACATTTGG GCTATGGGTTGTCTACTCTATAAGCTGTGCTTCTTCACGCTGCCATTCGGCGAGAGCCAGGTGGCTATCTGTGACGGTAGTTTCACTATCCCAGACAACTCCCGCTACTCCCAGGACATGCACTGTCTCATTA GGTACATGCTAGAACCTGACCCAGATATGAGACCAGATATCTACCAAGTATCCTACTTTGCCTTTAAAATGGTTCGACGAGAATGTCCAGTCCCAAATGTACAT AATTTGACTATTCCTGCAAAACTCCCTGAGCCCATTAGAGCCAGTGAAGCAGTggccaaaaaaaatcaaaccaaagCCAG GCTGACAGACCCAGTTCCCACCACAGAAACCTCAATTGCACCTCGACAACGGCCCAAAGCTGGCCAGGCTCAGCCGCAGCCTATATCAGGCATTCTTCCCATCCAGCCAGCACTAACCCCACGCAAGAGGCCCAATGTGGCTCCTGGGGCACCCCAGGCTATAG GTGTTGGTATCGGTGTCCCACCTACAGCTGTGTCCGCCGTCCAACCAGCTCAACAGGCTCCTGTTGCACAAACAGCGCCACATCCAGCACAGGCAGCCAACATGCAGCCACAGACTACACCTCAGCACCAGCAGCTCCTCATGAAGCAGCAGCAAGTCTCAGCCTTCTTAAGCCCACAGAGTAACCCCCAG CCTCAGCTTGTACAGAACCTCCACtatcaacagcagcaacaacaaaccGCATCTGAGGCATCTACACCTCTGCAGTCCAAAGTTGTTGCCTTGCAACATCAGCAGCACGAAGTCTATGAAACAGCAGCTCTACATCTCACACCCATTCCTGAGTCTGCAGTCATTTGTTCGACAGAGGACCCAGAG ACTGCTGGCAGAGGGATTCACAAAGTTGGCTCCCTGACACCCCCCTCGTCGCCAAAGATGGCTCCTAAGAGCGGCCACAGACGCATCCTGAGCGATGTCACCCACAGTGCTGTGTTTGGGGTCCCAGTCAGCAAGTCCACTCAGCTACTTCAGGCAGCCGCAGCTGAGGCCAGCCTTAACAAGTCTAA ATCAGCCAGCACTACACCGTCGGGCTCCCCCTGCTCGTCCCAGCAGAGTGTATATCATCCAGTTGATGCTGACCCCCAATCAGCACTCACTGCGCCCAAAACTCAGCCCAGCTGGAACCCCTTTGGGGATGATAACTTCTCCAAGCTAACAGCAGAGGAGCTTCTCAACAAAGATTTTGCTAAGCTAGCTGAGA CTGCGGCAGAAGGAGAGAAGGTGACAGGCTCCAGTGAAAATCTTATTCCCGGGCTTGGTGCTTTTCCAG AGAATCTGATTGAGGGACTGAAGTCCCCCGAACcttctctgctgcttcctgaCCTTTTAACCCTGGCTGACCCCTTCAATACTTCTGCAGAAAGCTCCACCAATG caaagggaggtgtgtgtgtggattcacTGATTCCTGGTTTGGAAGCTCCACAGGCCCAGAGACATTCAGGCCAGCCCGAGCTCATCCCTGTCAGCATGCCAG ACTCTCTCACTGGGGAGGACTCTCTGCTGGTTTGCGATCTGTTATCTCATACTTCTCCGGGAAGCCAGTCTGTTTCtgctctcccttcctcttccccctgctcctctgctgctccttctgGTCCTGGATCCTGTCTAGAGGAGCGGGCACCTGGTCAGACTGCTTCTG ACCTGCAGGGGGAGAGTAATGGCTACACTGTGCTTGAGGAGGGCCAAGAGTCTGAAGCTCCAGAAGGAACTTCTCAATCAAACCAGGGCTGTGTGCACTCCAGTGATGAAGACGAGGAGAAAGATGACCATAaagaagagcagcaggatgagGAAGCCGTCGAGGGTCACGTAGCAGCTCATGACTGCAGCGGCTCCAGACCTCTGCTGCTGGACTCCgaggatgaagaagaacacGGATCTCTGCCCTCATCactgcactgcagcacagaacCAACACAACCGTCCGCTACCTTCCATCAGCCGAGCACATTAGCTCAAAATCATTCCCAGCATGCAGACGAGCCAGCAGAGGGGACAGATGTGGCAGTGGATGTCTTCTCTAAAGCCCCCTTTCGGATCGCACAAGAGGACACAGGTGATGTTTTTGCCAATGCTCCGTTTCCACATGCCCACCATGCATCCCAGCAGCAGTTCGATGTATTTTCTCAAGCTCCCTTTGGAAAAAGGAAGGAGGGCACAGGAGCACAACCGCAGACCTCATATACCCACTCAGCTGGAGTTCACGCTGTAACCTCTGATCAAGGAGTGCTGGGACAAGTTGCCCAACAGCCGTTCCGCCCTCAAGCTCTAGCCAAATACTCTCGACACTTTGAGGGACCTGTGCCACAGCAGCCAGTAGCAGCTCATAGAGTAGTGTCTAATTTGGGCAGACAAGCCACTGTAGCATCAGTCCCTGTTGGGCCCCTGCACTCGTGGACCTCAGAAGTAAGTGCTGTAGACCCCTTCGTCTCTGCGCCCTTTCACCTCAAGGCCCCGCAAGAAAAGCCCTGA